A window from Gracilinanus agilis isolate LMUSP501 unplaced genomic scaffold, AgileGrace unplaced_scaffold58145, whole genome shotgun sequence encodes these proteins:
- the LOC123256363 gene encoding protocadherin Fat 2-like yields the protein CEETAECPDGPCETTTQTTAHQERGYGQQEIKVIAVGVVCAVLIIIVFTVLCYYCHPDKTHRPVAKDDPDLFAKSVGVDTQTMPIELNPLDTGSHNNLDCAGPEAHKVSVAPEFLTFGPGPGQRQRSMIVCSVAPNLPPAAPPSNSDNESIIKSTWAGEEMVYPAEATFWAPSYAPAELQEYPRYEVIQGPMPASPHRGPPPPADPEPPALYGGFPFPLESANKRAPIPPRYSNQNLEDFLPLQPPSPDPRERPHSPCPNEYTAISYYPSHLLQPGGPLYPTEGAYKRVSVRLSVAQPSYADCEVVPCPPGRPLHYEGSDMVESDYGSCEEVMF from the exons gTGTGAGGAGACGGCCGAGTGTCCAGACGGGCCCTGTGAGACCACGACCCAGACCACGGCCCACCAAGAGCGGGGCTATGGGCAGCAGGAGATTAAGGTGATAGCTGTCGGGGTAGTGTGCGCTGTGCTTATCATCATCGTCTTCACGGTCCTTTGCTACTACTGCCACCCAGATAAGACCCACAGGCCTGTGGCCAAGGATGACCCTGACCTCTTTGCCAAGAGCGTCGGGGTGGACACtcagaccatgcccattgagctCAACCCTCTGGACACCGGCTCCCACAACAACCTGGACTGCGCAGGGCCCGAGGCCCACAAGGTGTCGGTGGCCCCCGAGTTCCTCACCTTTGGGCCTGGGCCTGGCCAGAGGCAGCGAAGCATGATTGTGTGCAGTGTGGCCCCCAACCTCCCCCCTGCTGCACCCCCTTCCAACTCAGACAATGAGTCCATCATCAAGAGCACCTGGGCTGGAGAAGAGATGG TGTACCCGGCAGAAGCTACCTTCTGGGCCCCTTCCTATGCGCCAGCTGAGCTTCAGGAGTATCCCCGGTACGAGGTGATCCAAGGCCCAATGCCAGCTTCACCCCATCGTGGTCCACCTCCTCCTGCGGACCCTGAGCCACCTGCTCTCTATGGAGGCTTCCCCTTCCCACTGGAGTCAGCTAACAAGCGGGCCCCCATACCACCCCGATATAGCAACCAGAACCTGGAGGACTTCCTGCCCCTGCAGCCCCCCAGCCCAGACCCGAGGGAACGTCCACATAGCCCTTGCCCCAATGAGTACACAGCCATCAGCTACTACCCTTCTCACCTGCTGCAGCCCGGGGGCCCCCTCTACCCCACCGAAGGGGCCTACAAACGGGTGAGCGTCCGGCTCAGTGTGGCCCAGCCCTCCTACGCGGACTGTGAGGTGGTTCCCTGCCCACCAGGTCGCCCGCTGCACTACGAGGGCTCGGACATGGTGGAGAGTGATTACGGCAGCTGCGAGGAGGTCATGTTTTAG